ATATCTTCAGGCTCTGTGTGCACGATCTCGAAACTGTCCGATGCCTTTTCCATCAGACGCGGCAGGGAGAGTACTTTTTCATTCACGTCTTCTTCGGCATCGATCAGCAGAATCGTACGCAGTTCGGGAAGCTTGTCCATCTGGGGAGCGATCTTTTTCTCATACAGCCTTTGCGTCGTCAGCAGTCCTCTGGCATCACCGCGCTGCATCCGCTGCAGTATCGGTTCGGGACCGAACTGGGAGAAGAGCGGACACATCACCGAACCGTTCTTCAGTATTCCCATCGCACCAATGTAAAGTTCGGGAAGGCGTGTCGAAAGTGTATAGATACGTTCACCCTTTTCAAAGCCCAGTGATTTTAGCACATTGGCGAACTTCGCACTCTCCCGTTTCATCTGTGCAAAGGTATAGGTACGCGTCTCGCCGTTCTCTCCCAACCATATCAGGGCCAGTTTCTCGGCCAGCGCACCGTTGGCATGGCGGTCTATCGCTTCATGGGCGATGTTCAGGCCGCCTGAAGGCAGCCCTTCGAATTCCTTGGCAACACTTTCCCATTCAAAGCTGTCGTAGGTAGATTCATAGTCCGTCATATTGGGCTGCACTGAAAAATCAGCAGGATTTTTTTTGATCCGTTTTTCTTCCATCTCTTCTCCTTCTCTTTAATTTTCTATAGTATAATCCAAAATGGTTAATAAAGTAAAAATGCGGTCATGGAGATTTATCGACAGCCCAGCGGCTTCGGCACAATGGAATATGGCCGTAGATGAAGCCCTGCTTTATACTTTCAAGGAAGAGGATCTGCCTATTTTGCGCCTCTACAAATGGAAAAAACCCTCATTGAGTTTCGGCCGTTTTTCAAAGCCAAAAGAGACGCTCGACTGGGAAAAGATCCGTACAGAGGATATTCCTTACGTCAGGCGTATTACGGGAGGCGGTATTCTGGTTCATAGTAACGATATATCCTATTCACTGATCGTTCCGCGTTCGTTTATAAAAAATAAGGGAGTCAAAGAAGGCTACAGAGAGCTATGCGCTTTTCTGATCCGGCTTTATGAAAACCTGGGAATCAATGCTGATTTTGCCTACGACCTGCAGCTGCCCCAGTCACAAAGCCCTGTTTGTCTTGCCGGTACGGAAGCCTACGACATCATGACAGACGGCAGGAAGATCGGCGGCAATGCCCAACGGCATACACACCATGCGCTGCTGCAGCACGGGACGATCCCTTTGACGATAGATCATGAACGTTTTGAAAAGCTTTTCCTGGGAGACTCCGGCCTGTCGGAGGCAGCAACATTAAAAGAAACCAATAGCCGATTGACAGCAGCAGCCCTGAAAAAAGAGATCATCAAAGCCTTTAGCGATATATTTGACACTATAATCACAGAAGAGCCTTTACGTGATGAGGAACAGATACTTGCACAAAAACTTTTTGACAAAAAATACAGCCAGGAGAGATGGAATGTCCACGCAGAACACAATCTATAAAAAGCCGGAATGGTTGAGAAAGAAGATCACGCTGAGCAGTCTGCGTGAAGTTGAGGCCATCATCTCCAAAGGCAAGCTCCATACCGTCTGCCAGGAAGCCATGTGTCCCAACATCGGTGAGTGCTTTTCCCGTAAACAGGCAACGTTTCTGATACTGGGCAAAGAGTGTACCCGCCACTGCACATTCTGCAACGTTTCCAAAGAAATACCGCTTCCGCCCGATCCGGATGAACCGAACCATGTGGCAGAATCCGTTGAAGCGATGGGTTTGAGACATGTGGTCATCACCAGTCCCACACGTGACGACCTTCCCGACGGCGGCGCGGAACATTTTGCCAAAGTGGTCCAGGCCATCAAAGCGTACGATGAAACGATCATTGTGGAACTGCTCATCCCCGACCTGCAGGAGAATGAGGCAGCGTTGAAAGTCATCGTCCACAGCGGTGCCGAGATCATCGGGCACAATCTGGAAACGGTACCCAGACTCTACCATATCCGCAAAGGGGCGAAATACGAACGTTCCCTGCGTGTCCTTAAAAAACTTTCCCAGTTCAATCCTGCTGTCAGGACCAAAAGCGGGATCATGCTTGGATTGGGGGAAAAAGAAGAGGAAGTGACAGCATTGCTGCAGGACCTTCTGGACCACGACTGCAAACTGCTAAGCATCGGGCAGTACCTTTCACCCTCTTCAGAGCACACCCAAGTCGTCGAATTCATTCCGCCGGAACGTTTTGAGCATTTCCATGATGTCGGTATGGCCATGGGCTTTGACTTTATCAAAAGTTCGCCCTATACCCGCAGCAGCTACATGGCGGATGAATATCTAAAGTCTTAGTTTATGATTCTATAAACTCATCCAGCGCTTTTTCTACCGGGATCATATACATCAGTGCCGGGCCGCCATGCATGAGTACTGCCTGCATGGCCGCATCGATGACCTCTTCCCTGCTTGCACCGTTGGTCAGCGCTCCTTTGACATGCAGGGCGATACACCATTCACACTGTGCTGCTATGGCAAGAGCGACATTGATAAGGTCTTTGTCTTTCGAAGCCAGCGCACCTGGTTTTTCAACACTCATCATGAACTGGTTGAATGCTGCGGTCTGCTTGGGAGACTCTTTCTGCAGACGTTCTACCAGTGCTTTTATTTCATTGAGTTTTTCAGTATAGGTACCCATTTCATACTCCTTCATTCTTACTGTTTTTTATCATTATATATGCAAATAGTAAACGAAAAATGTACCCGCCACTCAAAACAGAGTGCTACCTTCAACCCGAAATTTACAATAGAAGTCAAAGATCTATTACAGATCATTGCCTTATGGGCATTCATAAAACATCATCAATGTATCACCCATAGTGTCTTTTGACATATGTCAAAGCCTCTTCTTTGCTTGAGACCACGCCATCCAGCTGTAATTCATACACCTCATCCAGAATGACCCCGAATTTTGTTGAAGGCTGCATCCCCAGAGCTATGAGATCCCTGCCCTGCAAAAGAGGTTCGATCGGCCTGTTTTTCACCTTCAGCTCTTTCGCTTTTTCAAGCAGCCACTCTCCCGCCGTATAGACACCTGTTCTGGCTTCAGCTGTTGTACGCCCCAGAAAATCCGCTTTGGCAACCAGCACCAGTTCTTCGATGCTCACTTTGGTTGCCAACCTGCGTATGGCAGCCGCTTTGGCTCCCTGTTTATAGAACTGAGACGGTTTGAGATGATGCTCCACCAGAGGCAGGATACTCTCGATAAAATCATGTTCCTCAGTCAATCGATACATGAATGACCTTGCGGGTTCAGTACCTGCCTTTTCATGTCCGATCGCCTTGATACACCCCTCTTCTACCGTTGTAGTCATCGGTTTTCCAAAGTCATGACACAATTCAGCGAACAAAAGCTTCAGTGCTCTTTTTTTATTCCGGTATTTATCTGTGGTGCTGTCGGGGGACAGCACCCTACGCGACCTGCTTTCTACTTTCTCTTCCTTGTTGAGTATTGACACCATTGCGTCAAGACTCAGCATTGTGTGCACCCACACATCCCCCTCGGGATGATACTTCAAATCCTGTGGTACACCGATGGTCGCTTCCAGTTCCGGGAAATACCTTAGCACACCCAGCTCTCTCATCAGTTCAAATCCTACTGAGGGTTTTTTTGCTTTTAAAAGGAGTTTTTTGAACTCTGCATAGACTCTTTCTTTTGGCAGTTCTTCAAGCATACCCTTTTCAGTCATCTGCCTGCAGAGTACCTTGGTCTCTTCAGCCAGAGAAAAACCGAATCTTGCACAGAACTGCACCGCCCTGTAGACACGAAGTGGGTCTTCGACAAAAGAGCTGTCATCGATGTGCCTCACTATTTTATGTTCTATATCATTCTGCGCATTGAACGGGTCCAGAAAACGTTTCTTCTCTATCTCATACCCCATGGCATTGATGGTAAAATCCCGTCGTCTTGCTGCCGTTTTGAAGTCCAGTTTTCCGTCTACCCGGACGTCAAAACCTTTATGACCTTTGCCGGTCTTCGATTCCAGACGCGGGAAAGAAAAATCATACTCATCACCCTCATTGATGAATTTCAATACGCCAAAACTTTTTCCCACATGATTGACCGAACCATATTCAGACAGGATCTTCTCCAGGTCCGAAAGTGATGTCAATCCATAGACTTCAATGTCATAATCTTTGATAGGAAGTTTGAGAAAATGATCACGGACTGAACCACCCACTACAATAGCCCTGGCACCTTCTTCATGAACTCTTTTTGAAATGGTCTCTAATATCTGTGGTATTTGCATAGAGATACTATAATGATTCTGATCTATCTGCCATAATACGAGACAATACTTGCTTTTGAGATCGCATGCGCGTTTATCTGATAACCCACGACCGGAGGTTTCGTACTTGCCTTTACCGGCAGTTTATCCACATCCAAAGCATACACAGTAAAGATATATCGGTGTGGCTTGTCACCCTTTGGAGGGCATGCGCCGCCAAAGCCCATACTTCCAAAATCGTTCACAGTCTCCAGTGTACCCTTGGGCATCGATTTCCCCGAAGCTCCCGCAGGAATGGACGTAGCATTCGCCGGAATATTCACTGCTATCCAGTGCCACCACCCGCTGCCTGTAGGAGCATCAGGATCATACACCGTAATTGCAAAACTCTTGGTACCCTTCGGCACACCACTCCAACTCAGTTCAGGCGATACATTTTTCCCATTACAGCCAAAACCGTTGAACTCCTGCTTTTTTGTCAGCTGTCCGCCAAGGTCACTGCTTGTGAGCGTAAAATTGCCTGCTAATACAAACATACTGGAAAATACTATAGCACTAAAAATACCTTTCATCCTGTCTCCTTTTTTTGATCTGATCAAAATATCATATTATAACCTTACGAACGGCAGTATTTATCCACCAGTTCTTCTATCGCTTTGACATCCAAAGGTTTGGTCGTGTAGTCATCCATACCTTCGTTCATGTATTTTTCCCTGTCTCCGGAAAGTGCATTGGCCGTCAATGCAATAATAGGGATATGTTTCAAGCCCTGCTCTTTTTCGTAGTCCAGTATGGCATGTGTCGCTTCCACACCTCCCATTACCGGCATCTGGATATCCATGAAGATCATATCGTAACGGTCGGCTTTGCGCGCTTCCAGCGCTTTCTCACCATTGTCGGCCAGCGTGACCTTCAAACCGAGCTTTTCCAGAATGATCTGGATGAGCTTCTGGTTGATGGGGTTGTCTTCCGCTACCAGTACCTGAAGCTCTCCGGCAGGCACTTCGACTTTTACTTCTTCAACAGGTGTTTCAGCAATTTCTTCCGGAAGCACTTCAGGCTCAACAGCTTCGGCCGGTGCTTCCTTCACCGTAATGACAAAGAAGAATGTCGCACCCTTGCCCTCTTCGCTCTCTACGGCAAGTTCACCGCCCATGGAGCGAATGATTTTCTTCGAAATCGTAAGCCCCAGGCCTGTTCCCCCGGACTTTCGGGTCGTACTCACAGTCGCCTGTGAATAGGCTTCAAATATCTTTTCCTGCTGCGCTTTGCTCAGCCCTATTCCCGAATCGCTTACAGATATCTTCAGGGTTACATCATCTCCTTCACGGCCAATGAGTTCTGCAGCCACATCGATCTTACCGCCTTTGGGGGTGAATTTCAGGGCATTGCTGATCAGGTTGTTGAGTACCTGTGACAGCCGGGTGGGGTCAGCTATGATCTTTTGGAGTATTTTTGGATCAACAAAGGTATTGAGCGCTATCTCCTTCTCTTCAATTTTTGGCATAAAGAGACCGACGGATGCTTTTACCTTGAAAGCAAGATCAAACGGAATATTCTCAAGCTCCATCTTCCCGGCATTGAGTTTGGAGACTTCCAGTACATCATTGACGATGACACGGAGATTGTTAGAACTCTCCCGTATCATCGAGACATACTCTTTCTGTTCTTTGCTCAGTTCCGTCCCGTCAAGAACCTCCGTCAGTCCGATGATCCCGTTGAGAGGTGTACGTATTTCGTGTGACATACTGGCAAGGAACATTTCTGTCGTTTTCTTTTCGTATTCGAGTTTTTCCGCTTTCTCGGAGACGGCCTTGAACTTTTTCTCCAGTAGCCGGTATTCATCAGTGAGTACCGAAGGTCCTTCCATTTTCTTTGGAGAGGATACTACTGGTATATTGGAACGCGAAGAGATCAGTACAAACGGGATGCCTGCCAGTATGGCCAAAAAAACGGACTGAAGCGGAGTCAGACTTAAAAGATAAAAACCCAAACCTCCTGTCAGAAGTGCTGCGCCGATCATAAAAAACAGTTTTTTTGTCATAGATATCCCCCGATTTCAGTACAGGAACTGTACTCTTCTTGGATAATTCTACCTAAAAAATATGTTTTTATAAAGTGTTATGATATAGCTGCTTCATTCTAAAATACTGATCGTTCAACAATCCTGCCGTTCTGTATCTCCACGATCCTCTGTGCTATTTGTTGGCCTTCCTCCCTGTTATGCGTCACATACACCAGTGTAAAGCCCAGCTTTTCCTGTAGAGTTATGATCTCCTGTCGAAGACGGATATTGAGTGCTTCGTCCAGACTTGAAAGCGGTTCATCCATCAACACTACTTTGGGAGAAAGTACCAGTGCACGTGCCAAGGCAACCCTTTGCTGTTCTCCACCCGAAAGGGCCTCGGTCTTTTTCTTTTCATAAGCGGGAAGCCCAACAAGTGCCAGAAATGCTTTGACCTTTTCCGCTCTCTCTTTTGGAGGAACCTTGTGCATCTTGAGGCCAAATGCTATATTCTCGCCTACATTCATATGCGGCCATAAGGCCAGGTCCTGAAAGACCATGGAGATAGCCCGCCGGTGGGGTGGCACGATGACGCTGCCCTCTTTGCTGACAACCTTCGAACCTATTACAATATCTCCTGAATCAGGTGCTATAAACCCAGCTATCAGTTTCAACAGGGTAGATTTCCCGGAACCGGAACTGCCAAGCAGCACAAGCCGTTCATTGGCTTTGACGCTTAGGTCGATCTTGTTCAGAATGGTTCTGTTTTCATACATAAATGAAAGGTTTCTGATCTTTATCATACTCTTTTCCACCTGTTCAATATAAAAAACGGTACTACGACGGAGAGCACCATAATGGCACAAAACGAAGCGATCATCTCCGGTTTCCCGTTTGCCATCTGTGTCACGATGTAGACCGGCAGCGTCTCATACCCGGGAGGATAGACCAGCATCGTGATTGTGCTTTCCCGGAAACAAAAAAGATAACTCACTGCAAAAACAGCAAGGAGTGTCTTTTTTGACTGCGGCAAAAGAATGTAACGCAGAACAGAAAACCAGTTCGCCCCGGATACCTGTGCCGCTTCTACCATGGAAGGTGGGATCTGCAACAATTTACGTTCACTCATTTTTGCCGCTACCGCCATATATTTGCCGGCATAACCAAAGATGACGATCAGTGCAGAAGTGTAAACGATATCGAGCATGGGTCTGTTCCAAAGCAGTATCAGTCCGATAGCCAGCACGGTCGCCGGAAGGGTCAACAGAAAAACGATACTGGCATCGAAAAACCGCCAGTACGGCAGTACTCTGTAGGCAATGATGTAAGCAAGCAAAAATCCAAGTATCGTCAATAAGGCTGCCCCGCTGAAACTATACAAATAACTGTGTACAAGCGGTATCCAAGCTTTTGCAAAGGCACCAAAGAGTGTCTCGAAGTCAGGAATACGCAAAAACAGGGACAGCAGAGGAAGGACAACGATCACCATAATAATAAATCCCACCGCTATACTGAATACTATCTGATATTTTTTCAGAAGTGATATGATGTTGATCCGCTCAAGTTCTTTGAGTTTGAACAGTTTTTTGTCCAGATAGACCCTTTCGACCAGCAGGACACCTGCGGCGACAATGATCATCGGCAGTGCCATCATCAGTGCCGCCTTAAAATCGTAGAAGGCGCTGAAACGTACAAAACTCTCCAGTGGGAAGACACGGTACCTCAGTACGTTCGCCACGCTGTACTCTCCAAAAGTCAGAATGAATACCAGTAAAAAGGAAAGTACCAGTGCCGGCATAATCAGCGGCAGTGAGATATACCTCAATACACCGATATCGCCCGTGTACAGTCTTGCCGCATCTTCAAGGTCGGTAGCCACCTGCTTCAGGAAGACCATCGTCAGTACAGTCGGAATGGGCAGATAGACTGAAAAAAGTACCCATGCCGTTCCTCCAAAACCAAAAAGGACAGTACTGAATGCACTATTGACACCGATGACATCTATCCACCCCAGCGCTATGATGTAAGGCGGGATCAGCAGAGGAACGATCAAAATAGATAAAAAGAATCGGGAAGCAATCAGATCGGTCTTGGCAAAGAGTACCCCCAGAAGCGTACCCAGAAATGTTGTGATCGAGGCAACGACAAAGCTCAGGAGTATACTGTTGGCAAAACTTCCGTAGACCTCTTTCTGCGAGAAAAGCGATCGAACTGTTTGTACATCCATACCGCTGAAAGCATTCCATATCATCACGATGACCGGCAGCAGGCCGATCAGCAGAAACAGCAGGATCACTCCCCAGGCGAATATCTGCCGCTGCATCGCTATCTGTCCAGCCAGGCTTTGAGATAAGGCTGTATTTTTATCATTTCATCTGCCTCTCTGGCATAATCAATCTTCATCACTTTCAGTTCCGAGATCGGTTTGAGCGATGCAGGTATTTTAACACCCTTGTGCAGGGGTATCTGTGCGCAGTCTGCAAAAGCCAGTATCTCTTCCGTTTCAGGGCTGAGTAGAAAATCAATCAGTTTTTTGGCAGCTTCAGGATGCTTGGCATGGGTTATGAGCATCACGGTATTGGGGATGACAAACAGACCCGTTTCCCCCTCTTTCTGGTCAGGGTAGATTATGCTGACCGGAGCATGCTGCTTGAGGCGGCTTACGGCATCATCACTGTCCACTAGAGCGAAATCATATTTGCCCGATGCAACCAGATCGGCACTTTCGCCATTGCTTGTAGCAATGGCTACATTATTTGCCTTCATCTGCTCCAAAAACTGCTTTGCATTTGCATCACCCAAAAGTGTAAAAAGTGCTGCCATATGGGAAGTGGTCGTACCAAAGAGCGGATTGGCAATGACCCCTTTTCCTTTGAATTCAGGTTTAGCATAGTCAAAGACGGAAGCGGGAACCATCTCTGCATTTTTGTTGACAATGAAAAGCCGTACCCTTGCTGAAAAACCAGTCCAATAGTGCTCTTTTTGTTTGAACTCTTCCGGTATGCCTTTGGCATTGGGGCTTTCATAAGGTACTAAAATATCTTTTTTACGGAGCACCTCCGCCCTGATGGGTTCATTCGCCCAGTAGACATCCGCCTGGGGATTGTTCTTTTCCGCGATCAGGCGGTTCATCACCCCAGTACTTTTGGATTCCTCACTGTCATACACGGCATTGACCCTGATACCTGTTTTCTCTTCAAAGGCTTTCAATACCGGTTCGGAAAATACCTGATCTTCGGAAACATATATGGTGACACTCTGTGTATCGTTTTGTTTTGAACATGATGCAAATATGAGAGATACAAACAAAAGAAGTATGAATTTCATCATTTATCATCCTTTACCGTGAAGTCATCAAAGGAAGTAGCCGCATCTGCCTTGGTCCACACACCGACACCACCACTTTTTTTGATAGCATCATTGTCGTAACTCAACAACTTTTTACCATTTAAAAAGCCTTCAAAATGACTGCCTTTCTGTATGATCTTCATAAGGTGCCACCCCTTCTCAAGATGCACATCAGCAGAATACAACTTCTTTCGGTCACCGTTTATCACGGAGTAAAACCTGAAATTGTCTTCAAGCGGATTGAACCTTGCAACATAGTATGTATCCTTATCCTGTACTCGCCACATAATCCCGCCACCCTGATCTATCTTCCCGTTATTTGCTTTGAACCATACGGAGATCTCACCATCTTTAAATGACACATCATTGGTGTAACAAAGATTAAAAGACCCACCATAGCCCTCGTCAAATGCACTGAGAGACAAAACCTTTTTCCCCCGGAACGGCTCTTTTGTTTCAACTACTTCCCACACTGCTGTTGTTCTTTCGGCATTCGTAGCTGCACTTTTCCATGTTTTGGGAAGATGGCCTGTTTTTACGTTTTCAAAATTCTCCTCTGTTACAGAGCTATAAGCGAATGTGGAAACACCCACTACCACCAAAGAATAAAAGAATAAAAGCTTCAACTGCTGCTTCATCACAGAACTCCTCTCTTTGTTTTTGGGCATTATACCACGTTTCCATATGTGATATTTTGCCCCAATCTACACAATCACCTTCAACATCTTTGCATATTCTTCGGGTATCTCAAAGGCTTTACCTTCAAGGTAGGAAGCTCCAACCGTATTGATCCAGGCTCTGGAAGTATGGATGCCGTATATTTTCAGGAGGTGCCTGCCATTCTCTTCCGTCAGCTCATAACGCCTTACATCAACGGCAAGAGGTTCTTTCTCTCCTTCGAGCAGCACTTCCAGGGTTATACTTTTATTTTTGGAATCCAAATTGAGTTTCAGCATCTTTCCATACTCCTTTATGTAAGCGTTTATGGCTATCTTGGCACCTTTTGACAGTGCGGCATCTTTCACTTTTTTCAACATCGTTCAAAACTCCGTTTTGTTATAGAGCATTTCTACCTTCTCGCTGCCATATTTTTTCTCCAGCCGCTTCACGATAAAATGTCCCTCTGCCATATCCTGGAAGTGGCCGATGAACATCAGGTTGATCGCCGCACCGCCTGCCGCACCTACAAGCGGAATGGTCTGTGCTGCCAGCTTTTCGGAGACCACAATGCCAAAACGAGATGCAATGGTATTGATGAATTTGATGAGTATGGGCATCTGAAAAAGGTTCTACTGCGTACATATAGGACTCCTCTGTTCTAATTCTAACAACTTCTTCTTGTGATCTTCATCATCTCATCAGCCCCTTTCTGGAACTCATACCCGGTTTTGACAATTTCCACTTTATAGCCATCTGCTTCCAGCATATCTACTATGCTTTCAACGTAGGGAGACCGTTCGTTCGTCAGCGTCAGCAGCGGGAAAATGCGTACCTCTTTGGATACCCGAAGCATCTCTCTGACAGCATCTTTATGAAAAGATTCATCCAGGTGGTCACTGTAGAGGAAAAGAAAGTGTGAAGAGAGTGCCAGATCAAAGCTGTCATTTTCAAAGGGAAGATTCGGCAGTTCAGCGGCAATGTATCTGCCCTCCTCTTTCCCATCTTCATAGTCCATCAGAAACTCCATCATTGCTTCGATGCGTATGTGCTCCAGTGATTCTACATCAGGGATGTTCTTCCAGACGAAATTACCGGCATTCGCTTTCACCTGCGCCATCACATCTTCCGCAACCTCATCGATACGCTGCATGATCTCCTTCTTGCTGTAGGCATAGAGCGGATCGATGGAAACCACAGTGCCATCGTCGTAGTCCACTTCCGTATTGAAACTCGATGGTCCGTCACCGCATCCGAGTATCTTTTTAGTCAGCACATCCTCTTTGCTGAGATCGAACATCTCCATATACTCTTTTTTGCTGCGTCCCCAAGGTATGATGTTTTCCAGTTTCATGGTATGTACACTCTTTTTTTCTTGTCATTCTATCACACAAAACGATATAATCGTCCTTATGACAGTCACGATCCCCAACTATATGATAGAAAGAAACGAACCGACACTTGTTCATCTTGGCAACGATCTTTACCTGGAACAGATGCGGACCCATACCCAAAAGATACTTGTCCGCAATACGATGCATGGTCTCACGCTCGTAGAATCCGGATACAAAGAGGTGGAAATGAACACCCAAAGTACTGTCATCGAAAAAGAACATGCCGTATTTTTTGCACAGGGAAACTACTTCAGCAACCAAAACTCCTCTGATTACAGAACACTCACTCTCTTTTTTGATGATACCTACATAATCAATCTGCTCAAGAAATACCGGATCGCGCCGCAAGGTACTGCAAAGCGCATTGAAGTCATTCCCTACGGTACATCCGATACCATCAGAATACTCATCGAATCCATTCAAGTTACTGCCAGAGAGAAGAAACCCCATTTCAAAACCCTGCTCAAACTCAAAACGGAACTACTTTTTTTGGAATTCTACCAACACGCACCCCGTCAACTCGCATCTTTCTTCCAGCATGTAACTGAAACCTCAAACGAGCGTATGCGTTATATTCTGGAAGAGAATATCGACATTCTCTACACCGTTACCGATATGCATACGCTCCTGCGTATGGGCCCTTCACACTTTCATACACAGTTCGTCAAACATTTCGGGGTATCTCCCAAAACATGGCTGGACAAAAAACGTATGGAGAAGGCAATGTTCCTTCTGACCTCTTCCGAGAAAAGCATCAAGGAGATCGCTGCGGAGTGTGGCTACAGCACTTCTTCCTGGTTTATCGTACAATTC
This DNA window, taken from Sulfurovum lithotrophicum, encodes the following:
- a CDS encoding extracellular solute-binding protein — its product is MMKFILLLFVSLIFASCSKQNDTQSVTIYVSEDQVFSEPVLKAFEEKTGIRVNAVYDSEESKSTGVMNRLIAEKNNPQADVYWANEPIRAEVLRKKDILVPYESPNAKGIPEEFKQKEHYWTGFSARVRLFIVNKNAEMVPASVFDYAKPEFKGKGVIANPLFGTTTSHMAALFTLLGDANAKQFLEQMKANNVAIATSNGESADLVASGKYDFALVDSDDAVSRLKQHAPVSIIYPDQKEGETGLFVIPNTVMLITHAKHPEAAKKLIDFLLSPETEEILAFADCAQIPLHKGVKIPASLKPISELKVMKIDYAREADEMIKIQPYLKAWLDR
- a CDS encoding ATP-binding protein; the protein is MTKKLFFMIGAALLTGGLGFYLLSLTPLQSVFLAILAGIPFVLISSRSNIPVVSSPKKMEGPSVLTDEYRLLEKKFKAVSEKAEKLEYEKKTTEMFLASMSHEIRTPLNGIIGLTEVLDGTELSKEQKEYVSMIRESSNNLRVIVNDVLEVSKLNAGKMELENIPFDLAFKVKASVGLFMPKIEEKEIALNTFVDPKILQKIIADPTRLSQVLNNLISNALKFTPKGGKIDVAAELIGREGDDVTLKISVSDSGIGLSKAQQEKIFEAYSQATVSTTRKSGGTGLGLTISKKIIRSMGGELAVESEEGKGATFFFVITVKEAPAEAVEPEVLPEEIAETPVEEVKVEVPAGELQVLVAEDNPINQKLIQIILEKLGLKVTLADNGEKALEARKADRYDMIFMDIQMPVMGGVEATHAILDYEKEQGLKHIPIIALTANALSGDREKYMNEGMDDYTTKPLDVKAIEELVDKYCRS
- a CDS encoding carboxymuconolactone decarboxylase family protein, with translation MGTYTEKLNEIKALVERLQKESPKQTAAFNQFMMSVEKPGALASKDKDLINVALAIAAQCEWCIALHVKGALTNGASREEVIDAAMQAVLMHGGPALMYMIPVEKALDEFIES
- a CDS encoding CCA tRNA nucleotidyltransferase; the protein is MQIPQILETISKRVHEEGARAIVVGGSVRDHFLKLPIKDYDIEVYGLTSLSDLEKILSEYGSVNHVGKSFGVLKFINEGDEYDFSFPRLESKTGKGHKGFDVRVDGKLDFKTAARRRDFTINAMGYEIEKKRFLDPFNAQNDIEHKIVRHIDDSSFVEDPLRVYRAVQFCARFGFSLAEETKVLCRQMTEKGMLEELPKERVYAEFKKLLLKAKKPSVGFELMRELGVLRYFPELEATIGVPQDLKYHPEGDVWVHTMLSLDAMVSILNKEEKVESRSRRVLSPDSTTDKYRNKKRALKLLFAELCHDFGKPMTTTVEEGCIKAIGHEKAGTEPARSFMYRLTEEHDFIESILPLVEHHLKPSQFYKQGAKAAAIRRLATKVSIEELVLVAKADFLGRTTAEARTGVYTAGEWLLEKAKELKVKNRPIEPLLQGRDLIALGMQPSTKFGVILDEVYELQLDGVVSSKEEALTYVKRHYG
- the lipA gene encoding lipoyl synthase; protein product: MSTQNTIYKKPEWLRKKITLSSLREVEAIISKGKLHTVCQEAMCPNIGECFSRKQATFLILGKECTRHCTFCNVSKEIPLPPDPDEPNHVAESVEAMGLRHVVITSPTRDDLPDGGAEHFAKVVQAIKAYDETIIVELLIPDLQENEAALKVIVHSGAEIIGHNLETVPRLYHIRKGAKYERSLRVLKKLSQFNPAVRTKSGIMLGLGEKEEEVTALLQDLLDHDCKLLSIGQYLSPSSEHTQVVEFIPPERFEHFHDVGMAMGFDFIKSSPYTRSSYMADEYLKS
- a CDS encoding YbhB/YbcL family Raf kinase inhibitor-like protein, with translation MKGIFSAIVFSSMFVLAGNFTLTSSDLGGQLTKKQEFNGFGCNGKNVSPELSWSGVPKGTKSFAITVYDPDAPTGSGWWHWIAVNIPANATSIPAGASGKSMPKGTLETVNDFGSMGFGGACPPKGDKPHRYIFTVYALDVDKLPVKASTKPPVVGYQINAHAISKASIVSYYGR
- a CDS encoding ABC transporter permease, translating into MQRQIFAWGVILLFLLIGLLPVIVMIWNAFSGMDVQTVRSLFSQKEVYGSFANSILLSFVVASITTFLGTLLGVLFAKTDLIASRFFLSILIVPLLIPPYIIALGWIDVIGVNSAFSTVLFGFGGTAWVLFSVYLPIPTVLTMVFLKQVATDLEDAARLYTGDIGVLRYISLPLIMPALVLSFLLVFILTFGEYSVANVLRYRVFPLESFVRFSAFYDFKAALMMALPMIIVAAGVLLVERVYLDKKLFKLKELERINIISLLKKYQIVFSIAVGFIIMVIVVLPLLSLFLRIPDFETLFGAFAKAWIPLVHSYLYSFSGAALLTILGFLLAYIIAYRVLPYWRFFDASIVFLLTLPATVLAIGLILLWNRPMLDIVYTSALIVIFGYAGKYMAVAAKMSERKLLQIPPSMVEAAQVSGANWFSVLRYILLPQSKKTLLAVFAVSYLFCFRESTITMLVYPPGYETLPVYIVTQMANGKPEMIASFCAIMVLSVVVPFFILNRWKRV
- a CDS encoding lipoate--protein ligase family protein, which produces MVNKVKMRSWRFIDSPAASAQWNMAVDEALLYTFKEEDLPILRLYKWKKPSLSFGRFSKPKETLDWEKIRTEDIPYVRRITGGGILVHSNDISYSLIVPRSFIKNKGVKEGYRELCAFLIRLYENLGINADFAYDLQLPQSQSPVCLAGTEAYDIMTDGRKIGGNAQRHTHHALLQHGTIPLTIDHERFEKLFLGDSGLSEAATLKETNSRLTAAALKKEIIKAFSDIFDTIITEEPLRDEEQILAQKLFDKKYSQERWNVHAEHNL
- a CDS encoding ABC transporter ATP-binding protein, which translates into the protein MIKIRNLSFMYENRTILNKIDLSVKANERLVLLGSSGSGKSTLLKLIAGFIAPDSGDIVIGSKVVSKEGSVIVPPHRRAISMVFQDLALWPHMNVGENIAFGLKMHKVPPKERAEKVKAFLALVGLPAYEKKKTEALSGGEQQRVALARALVLSPKVVLMDEPLSSLDEALNIRLRQEIITLQEKLGFTLVYVTHNREEGQQIAQRIVEIQNGRIVERSVF